Proteins encoded by one window of Tunturibacter psychrotolerans:
- a CDS encoding aldehyde dehydrogenase family protein translates to MSLLQTEETTHAVATETEDSAAIGELRAAFEAQRRAFALDRQPSLGERRKRLEQIISMMLTNRERIYEALSADFGVHPAPMAEVLEVLAVTARAEYALAHLEEWMQPMPREVDPAYKGVLGAVVKSQPKGVVGNIAPWNFPFEIGLGPIVDMLAAGNRVMLKPSELTPASATLMREMVSATFAPDLVYVAVGGLDLARAFTALPFDHLLYTGSSNVGRQVMAAAAQNLTPVTLELGGKCPAVLLPGSVTPESVGSVIGVKMIKNGQMCVTVDHCFVPRSDLDTFARIATQFMAKAAPDYSRSAACTGIISQRHLDRMTDLLAEAENRGTRIVMLEQDGLVDRETRRMPLSLVMDPAPDLRMMQEEIFGPIMPVIPYDEVEQVIERINASDSPLGVYVYGDDVATIDHILNETSSGGGAVNACAIQAGLKALAFGGVGMSGMGRHHGEEGFREFSNQRGIVVRGEGPLFDAFVSPSQNSAEKFPAAKRS, encoded by the coding sequence ATGTCATTGCTGCAAACGGAAGAGACAACACACGCAGTTGCTACCGAGACTGAAGATTCGGCGGCCATCGGGGAGTTGCGCGCGGCGTTCGAAGCCCAGCGCCGCGCCTTTGCCTTGGACCGGCAGCCGAGCCTGGGCGAGCGGCGGAAACGCCTGGAACAGATCATCTCCATGATGTTGACGAACCGTGAGCGGATTTATGAAGCTCTGAGCGCGGACTTCGGCGTGCACCCGGCTCCGATGGCCGAAGTGCTTGAAGTGCTCGCGGTGACTGCGCGGGCCGAGTATGCGCTCGCGCATCTCGAAGAATGGATGCAGCCGATGCCACGTGAAGTAGACCCCGCTTACAAAGGGGTTTTGGGAGCCGTGGTTAAGAGCCAGCCAAAGGGAGTGGTCGGCAACATTGCCCCGTGGAACTTCCCCTTTGAGATCGGTCTCGGTCCTATAGTCGACATGCTCGCGGCTGGCAATCGTGTGATGCTGAAGCCTTCGGAGCTTACCCCCGCCTCTGCCACGCTGATGCGGGAGATGGTATCTGCAACCTTTGCTCCCGACCTTGTCTACGTTGCGGTGGGTGGTCTGGATCTCGCGCGCGCTTTTACTGCTCTGCCGTTCGATCACCTGCTTTATACCGGCAGCTCCAACGTCGGCCGTCAGGTAATGGCGGCTGCAGCGCAAAACCTCACGCCCGTAACGCTTGAACTTGGAGGCAAATGTCCTGCTGTGCTGTTGCCCGGTAGCGTTACGCCTGAGTCGGTCGGTAGCGTGATCGGCGTCAAGATGATCAAGAACGGGCAGATGTGCGTCACGGTCGATCATTGCTTTGTGCCAAGATCGGACCTGGACACGTTTGCCCGGATTGCGACGCAGTTTATGGCGAAAGCCGCGCCCGATTATTCCCGCTCGGCCGCGTGTACCGGCATCATCTCGCAGCGCCACTTAGACCGAATGACGGACCTCCTGGCGGAGGCCGAGAACCGTGGAACTCGCATTGTGATGCTCGAGCAGGATGGGCTGGTAGATCGTGAAACTCGACGGATGCCGCTCTCACTCGTGATGGATCCCGCGCCCGACCTGCGCATGATGCAGGAGGAGATCTTCGGACCGATCATGCCCGTGATTCCCTATGACGAGGTTGAGCAGGTCATCGAACGCATAAACGCGAGCGACAGTCCGCTTGGGGTCTATGTCTACGGCGATGATGTTGCCACCATCGACCACATTCTCAACGAAACATCGTCGGGCGGAGGTGCTGTCAATGCATGCGCCATCCAGGCGGGTCTTAAGGCTTTGGCCTTCGGCGGTGTGGGTATGAGCGGGATGGGTCGCCACCACGGCGAAGAAGGATTTCGCGAGTTCTCAAACCAGCGTGGAATTGTTGTTCGTGGCGAAGGCCCACTCTTCGACGCATTCGTCTCGCCTTCTCAGAATTCGGCAGAAAAGTTTCCGGCGGCTAAGCGAAGCTGA
- a CDS encoding alpha/beta hydrolase: MMKKLLTANQMDTTHSPGNSNSSETFGTQSHVPSSGLSSPADGLEKDIYYLVDPELISVLQTRPQQEFSTELLMEARKRPLVAPLPTPFPQPVIRHVPGTPGAPDVRVIIVDPNPGAVGRPVFVHTHGGGYVTENTMIYPLIQTIAHDCHCVVVSVDYRLAPETPYPGSLDDNYAALQWVYDNAEMLGIDRRRIAVGGESAGGGHAVALALRARDRKQIPVMFQLLIYPMLDDRTGSTQAVPDCVGRHIWTEASNRFAWTAFLGVPAGSPDLTPGSVPARVDDLSGLPPAWIGTGSIDLFADEDITFARRLIGAGVPTELAVFQGGYHGFDLLAPEAAVSKRFAEGWKSALKRAFSKV; this comes from the coding sequence ATGATGAAGAAATTACTAACTGCTAATCAGATGGATACGACCCACAGTCCTGGGAATAGCAATTCGTCAGAGACGTTTGGGACGCAGAGTCACGTGCCTTCGAGCGGGCTTTCTTCGCCAGCTGACGGATTGGAAAAGGACATCTACTACCTCGTAGATCCAGAGCTCATCTCCGTTCTCCAGACGCGGCCACAACAGGAATTTTCGACAGAGTTACTGATGGAGGCCCGAAAACGTCCTCTCGTGGCACCGCTGCCAACACCATTCCCCCAACCGGTGATCCGCCACGTACCCGGAACGCCGGGCGCACCTGACGTCCGCGTCATCATCGTAGATCCGAATCCAGGTGCAGTGGGCCGTCCAGTCTTTGTCCATACTCATGGCGGCGGTTATGTCACGGAAAATACGATGATATATCCGCTCATCCAAACCATTGCACACGACTGTCATTGTGTTGTCGTATCGGTCGATTACCGTTTGGCCCCGGAGACACCCTACCCTGGATCGCTCGACGACAACTACGCAGCCTTACAGTGGGTGTATGACAACGCAGAGATGCTCGGGATTGACCGCAGACGCATAGCAGTCGGAGGTGAAAGCGCGGGCGGCGGTCATGCAGTTGCGCTCGCATTGCGGGCGAGAGATCGCAAACAGATTCCCGTCATGTTTCAGCTCCTGATTTACCCCATGCTCGACGATCGAACTGGAAGCACACAGGCTGTTCCCGACTGCGTGGGGCGCCATATTTGGACAGAAGCTTCAAACCGGTTTGCGTGGACGGCATTTCTTGGGGTACCCGCCGGATCGCCAGATCTAACGCCTGGTTCAGTTCCCGCACGGGTGGACGATCTATCCGGGCTGCCTCCGGCGTGGATCGGGACGGGTTCGATCGACCTGTTTGCCGATGAAGATATTACATTTGCCCGTCGGCTTATTGGTGCTGGGGTACCTACGGAACTGGCGGTCTTCCAAGGGGGGTACCATGGTTTCGACTTACTTGCGCCAGAAGCGGCGGTGTCGAAACGATTTGCGGAAGGCTGGAAATCAGCTCTCAAGCGAGCCTTCTCGAAAGTGTAA
- a CDS encoding acetolactate synthase catalytic subunit has product MSDKPLLLRPPQRFANALKRHGVEYLFGQSNPPALTMAADDLGIRQIGYRQENSGTYMADGYARATGKVPVVTAQNGPAATLLVPGLAECLSASTPIIALVQDVGPSTQDRNAFQELDQLELFKGVSKWIRRVTTADRIEDYVDMAFTAAASGRPGPAVLLVSMELLAEREERPVATRKAHLGRYPMDRSQPEQAQIALAAELLANANAPIVYAGGGVIGSGAQEELRELQEIAHLPVATSTMGKGAVDETHPLSMGVIGYFMATRGMAKFVKPMVTDADVVLLIGNRTNQNGTDSWKLLPREATYIHIDIDSMEIGRNYEALRLNGDAKLTLSALNSAMAAQDLSKRQSARDAIVSTIATARLRHKEEIAGVAQSEAAPIRPERFMAELEKQLAEDHIVVADASFSSIWIANFLTAKFNRRFITPRGQAGLGWGFPLAMGAKIGNPDKPVFCIVGDGGFGHVWSELETACRHGIKVVVAVMNNGVLGYQKHAEDAGLGRHTNVCDFTPVDHAAIAEACGVRGIRLERAQDIAATIREALAADTTVLIDILADPNAMPPVTAFASLPNY; this is encoded by the coding sequence ATGAGTGACAAGCCATTGCTGCTGCGGCCACCGCAACGATTCGCCAACGCGCTGAAGCGACATGGGGTCGAGTATCTGTTTGGGCAAAGCAATCCACCCGCACTGACAATGGCTGCAGACGATTTGGGCATTCGGCAGATAGGCTATCGGCAGGAAAATTCGGGCACCTACATGGCCGATGGCTACGCACGGGCCACAGGTAAGGTTCCGGTCGTCACGGCCCAGAATGGCCCAGCGGCAACCCTGTTGGTGCCCGGGCTGGCGGAGTGCCTTTCCGCATCTACTCCCATCATCGCCCTGGTACAGGATGTCGGCCCTAGCACTCAGGATCGCAATGCGTTTCAGGAATTGGACCAGCTGGAATTGTTTAAGGGAGTGTCGAAGTGGATTCGACGAGTGACGACTGCTGACCGTATTGAAGACTACGTGGATATGGCCTTCACCGCTGCTGCCAGTGGACGCCCTGGTCCTGCAGTTCTGCTGGTATCCATGGAGTTACTGGCCGAGAGGGAAGAAAGACCCGTCGCAACACGAAAGGCGCATCTGGGCCGCTATCCGATGGACCGTAGTCAACCTGAGCAAGCACAAATTGCGCTCGCAGCAGAGCTGTTGGCCAATGCAAACGCGCCAATCGTCTATGCGGGAGGCGGTGTAATCGGCTCAGGAGCGCAAGAAGAATTACGTGAGTTGCAGGAGATCGCCCACCTGCCTGTTGCAACCAGCACCATGGGCAAGGGCGCTGTAGACGAAACACACCCACTATCGATGGGTGTCATTGGCTACTTCATGGCGACGCGGGGTATGGCCAAATTTGTTAAACCAATGGTGACCGACGCGGATGTTGTCCTGTTGATTGGCAATCGAACCAACCAAAATGGTACTGACTCCTGGAAGCTGCTTCCCCGGGAAGCTACGTACATTCACATCGATATTGACTCTATGGAGATCGGTCGAAACTATGAGGCATTGAGGCTGAATGGCGACGCTAAGCTGACTCTGAGCGCGTTGAATTCGGCCATGGCCGCGCAAGACCTGAGCAAACGACAGTCAGCGCGTGATGCGATCGTAAGCACTATCGCAACGGCGAGGCTTCGCCATAAGGAAGAGATCGCTGGTGTGGCGCAATCAGAGGCAGCGCCGATTCGGCCTGAACGCTTTATGGCCGAGCTCGAAAAGCAACTCGCAGAAGATCACATCGTGGTGGCAGATGCTAGCTTCTCGTCAATATGGATTGCCAACTTCCTTACCGCCAAATTCAATCGCCGCTTCATCACACCGCGAGGGCAGGCCGGTCTAGGATGGGGATTCCCACTGGCGATGGGGGCCAAGATAGGAAATCCGGATAAGCCTGTCTTCTGCATAGTCGGCGACGGTGGCTTTGGCCATGTCTGGTCGGAGTTGGAAACGGCGTGTCGCCACGGAATCAAGGTCGTGGTTGCGGTCATGAACAATGGCGTTCTTGGCTACCAAAAGCACGCTGAAGATGCTGGTCTCGGACGTCATACCAATGTTTGCGATTTCACACCCGTTGACCATGCAGCCATCGCTGAAGCGTGTGGGGTAAGGGGAATTCGACTTGAGCGCGCTCAGGATATAGCAGCGACAATCAGAGAAGCGCTGGCGGCTGACACAACCGTATTGATCGACATTCTGGCTGATCCGAACGCTATGCCACCCGTTACCGCCTTCGCCAGTTTGCCTAATTATTAG
- a CDS encoding TetR/AcrR family transcriptional regulator, whose amino-acid sequence MVISKTKTPKTLSNSRKSDKKREEIIRVAIEIINAKSYAQATMVDIAAALDLRDATLYHYFHDKRTLAYACHRSSLERAQKLLETSDETGGTGAEKLRHFIRNLLVESKQNGSLLYLGDYSYLDSAQRKTVKQWADRLQAVLVRFLNEGMSDGSIVECEPELVVQLLLGMLIWLGKWARSINGLTIDRLMNAIEIFSFRGLER is encoded by the coding sequence ATGGTTATTTCGAAAACGAAGACCCCAAAGACCCTATCGAACAGCCGCAAGTCGGATAAGAAGCGCGAAGAGATCATTCGCGTAGCGATTGAGATCATCAATGCCAAGAGCTATGCGCAAGCCACGATGGTCGATATCGCGGCTGCGCTGGATCTGAGGGACGCTACGCTCTATCACTACTTCCACGACAAACGGACGCTTGCCTACGCCTGCCATCGCTCTTCCCTTGAGCGAGCCCAAAAACTGCTTGAGACCTCCGACGAGACGGGTGGCACAGGTGCAGAGAAGCTGCGGCACTTCATCCGCAACCTACTCGTCGAATCTAAACAAAATGGCTCCCTGCTCTATCTCGGTGATTACTCCTACCTCGACAGTGCTCAACGCAAGACAGTCAAACAGTGGGCCGACCGACTCCAGGCCGTCCTGGTGAGATTTCTGAATGAAGGCATGTCAGACGGCTCCATTGTTGAGTGCGAGCCGGAACTGGTAGTTCAACTGCTGTTGGGAATGCTGATCTGGCTCGGGAAATGGGCACGTTCGATCAACGGCTTGACGATCGACCGGCTCATGAACGCGATCGAAATATTCAGCTTTCGAGGACTTGAACGCTAA
- a CDS encoding alcohol dehydrogenase catalytic domain-containing protein, producing MRLAIRSVEEFIMKVLQFAKVGQPLQLADVPRPSAFPGGLVFKVKACGICGSDLHAVEVSGLLQSGNVLGHEYSGEVVEVGPGSNGWKIGDRLVALPARPCGTCPQCQSGRYAECSQIIMQGFDTRMPGAYAEYSTCMAGLAIKISDVLSDNDAAMIEPLAVGLNAWRTANVEAGASILIVGAGVIGIAIAKWARFFGAGDIGISEMVPARLARAHNLGFDLVIDAAQHVNPVAEYERQTGRKPSVIFECVGRPMIAKLIEMAPTNTHLVLVGTGMQPENFTVVSAALKRLRMTFPVAYVSSDFHFVQRMLTARRVTVDGLVTATVNLHEASAMFEKLGKPNDHCKVLIVP from the coding sequence TTGAGACTGGCTATCAGAAGTGTCGAGGAATTTATTATGAAAGTATTGCAGTTTGCCAAAGTCGGTCAGCCCTTACAACTTGCAGACGTTCCAAGACCCAGTGCCTTTCCAGGTGGGTTGGTGTTCAAGGTCAAAGCCTGCGGTATCTGTGGGTCTGACTTGCATGCGGTTGAAGTATCCGGCTTGTTGCAGTCAGGCAACGTCCTCGGGCATGAATACTCGGGCGAAGTCGTTGAGGTCGGCCCTGGAAGCAATGGCTGGAAGATCGGTGATCGCCTCGTCGCGCTTCCCGCGAGACCGTGCGGAACATGTCCCCAGTGCCAGTCTGGCCGCTATGCGGAATGCAGTCAGATCATCATGCAGGGATTCGATACACGGATGCCTGGCGCCTACGCCGAATACTCCACTTGTATGGCAGGATTAGCGATCAAGATCTCTGATGTGCTCAGCGACAACGACGCAGCCATGATCGAGCCTCTTGCGGTCGGCTTGAACGCCTGGAGAACCGCCAATGTCGAAGCGGGCGCAAGCATATTGATCGTCGGTGCCGGTGTTATAGGGATCGCAATTGCCAAGTGGGCTAGATTTTTCGGTGCAGGTGACATCGGCATCAGTGAGATGGTGCCCGCCCGTTTGGCGCGGGCACACAATCTAGGATTCGATCTTGTCATCGATGCAGCGCAACATGTCAATCCTGTCGCAGAGTACGAGCGTCAGACCGGCCGTAAACCATCGGTAATCTTCGAGTGCGTCGGCCGTCCGATGATCGCCAAATTGATCGAGATGGCACCGACAAATACGCATCTGGTACTCGTAGGCACTGGCATGCAACCGGAAAACTTTACGGTAGTCTCTGCGGCTTTGAAGCGCCTGCGCATGACATTTCCGGTTGCATATGTGTCGAGCGATTTTCACTTCGTTCAACGCATGCTTACCGCGCGCCGAGTGACTGTCGATGGTCTTGTAACGGCTACAGTCAACCTTCACGAGGCATCCGCAATGTTCGAGAAGCTCGGCAAACCAAACGACCATTGCAAGGTGCTAATTGTGCCCTGA
- a CDS encoding SDR family NAD(P)-dependent oxidoreductase → MNTSAPFSLHGKSIFITGGSSGIGLGTSYRCVQEGARVIIADIQAPPQSVLDAGGIFIEVDVTDRDKVIDAFRQAETSIGKLDVIIHNAGKPGNGKHLTDSDEEVLDSVVNLNLYGTYYILKYGPAHMRDGGSIINTASVAGLQQNEGFFDYSATKAAIISMTKTAAVELGARGIRCNAVAPGPVKTPMLPPGHILNALAKNLSALGRIAEIDDLVGVYHFLASDQSRYITGHTLVVDGGRLAGFRTEVLGRLAG, encoded by the coding sequence GTGAACACCTCAGCCCCCTTCAGCCTTCATGGCAAGTCGATCTTCATCACCGGTGGTTCGTCAGGTATAGGTCTCGGAACGTCCTACCGGTGCGTGCAGGAGGGTGCGCGCGTAATCATCGCCGACATTCAGGCGCCTCCGCAATCTGTGTTGGATGCGGGCGGAATTTTCATTGAGGTGGACGTGACCGATCGCGACAAGGTGATCGACGCCTTCCGGCAAGCGGAGACATCTATTGGCAAGCTCGACGTCATCATTCACAATGCCGGAAAACCCGGGAACGGCAAGCACCTGACCGACTCTGACGAAGAGGTGCTTGACAGCGTGGTAAATCTAAATCTCTACGGAACGTATTACATTTTGAAGTATGGACCTGCGCACATGCGCGACGGCGGTTCGATCATCAATACCGCCTCGGTCGCCGGTCTGCAGCAAAATGAGGGCTTCTTTGACTACAGCGCGACGAAGGCGGCAATCATTAGCATGACCAAGACCGCTGCGGTGGAGTTAGGTGCCCGCGGCATCCGTTGCAACGCGGTCGCACCAGGTCCTGTTAAAACGCCCATGTTGCCTCCGGGACACATCTTGAACGCGCTCGCAAAAAATCTTTCGGCTCTCGGGCGAATCGCCGAAATTGATGATCTGGTCGGTGTGTATCACTTCCTCGCCAGCGATCAAAGCAGGTACATCACTGGCCACACCCTGGTCGTTGATGGCGGACGCTTGGCCGGCTTTCGCACCGAAGTGTTGGGTCGTTTGGCCGGCTAA
- a CDS encoding TonB-dependent receptor: MSLVRSAVKFDKNDKKQVASGQICSIFCRLFLALFAIGLWSVPPAWGQSGYATGTVRGIVFDAQGAVVPNATVMVKNPETGTTRGTVTSPDGTYQVLSLNPGTYAVEVHAPGFKKEIADQVVVTVGQTVVIDAHLSIGTANATVEVTGNSAPLIDTAQTQQANTINDRQEVNLPNISRNFAQTIYTLPGIVDSTAPSIQDPNIGTGYQTSGFSIGGSNGRSNLFTIDGGQNDYGSGAPRVAHVPQDSVQEFQVNRNSFGAEFGYTVGSAINVITKSGTNKFHGNAFGYIHDENTDAANYFNSFGPSAGTKPFEQSVIYGGSFGGPIKRDKLFFFTSYERQKLDSNVTVNLVDTAAAQGVAGQTNGFNGTSCPAPVTQACYLTQLAATGSSIDPRIAGLGAYFLGSSIFTPIKDPIYNALISPNSGTFDGNANGAAVQAPPNQQGRYNNWVTRLDYQPNQANSFSLRFSLSRESNQVTGPDGVPRFTSIVQALRDYTITTSWNHVFNPNLVNTVRVQVVPDNSSKNVAPHPGGAEFDLGSLGIQGTPFDFPYNQRQNQYQFDDDLSWTKGKHNMKFGESYRPVQYDIFQAFLFGGEYEYFDGAIPIIDLYGATPYGNLQESVAAFNLTNGYPITGPPTTNLSASQLYVVGLPLALLQGSGNGQYNATTNPIGFYAQDSWKALPNLTLNYGGRLDIDPVPDNYPTHTFFSPRLGVALDTFGNGKTVLRAGAGLFTAPVLFIVPFTSTTLSGNANHVYASVVTAPNQIGQLEGAGALERSLATIANPNPALSLGQLSSLGINIVPSGPNQQNGAFFSVSPNFKAQYSLQASASIAQQLAPNLSLEVAYQFYRGVHIQQIQEANYIQNSALPIDPFVGPFYTPKPGSTNGQPNTQIVENDQTTSDGSSNYNGLTTSLTKRYGRGLQFQVNYTYSSALDNTSDFSSQSTPFRPGLLNRDYARSSFNITNSFVANAVYTSPARIGGSVESALLSNFTIAPIVSVRSGVPFTILVPGIESNGTSGHTSEARPFNEERNQGKGPGYASFDMRISKAIVLKKDSSLRLELIAQAANILNHTNFTSVQNIFPNTAVTDPTTGLTTSAVASTPEGNVNLLNGPYNYKGFRPNGPSQLSDPLAFESSAPPRQISFGMELSF; encoded by the coding sequence ATGAGCTTAGTCAGGTCTGCGGTGAAGTTCGACAAGAACGACAAAAAGCAAGTGGCGAGCGGTCAAATTTGCAGCATTTTTTGCCGATTATTTCTAGCGTTGTTCGCGATAGGTTTGTGGTCAGTTCCTCCGGCCTGGGGACAGTCCGGCTATGCCACTGGAACTGTGCGGGGAATCGTCTTCGACGCGCAGGGCGCCGTAGTTCCAAACGCAACAGTAATGGTGAAAAACCCAGAGACTGGTACAACGAGGGGCACCGTGACTTCGCCGGACGGAACCTATCAAGTCTTGTCGCTGAATCCGGGGACGTACGCCGTTGAGGTTCATGCGCCAGGATTCAAGAAAGAGATTGCCGATCAGGTCGTGGTCACGGTCGGGCAAACCGTGGTTATCGACGCCCACCTGAGCATCGGAACGGCCAACGCAACCGTTGAAGTGACGGGCAACTCAGCACCGCTGATTGATACGGCTCAGACCCAGCAGGCAAACACAATCAATGATCGTCAGGAGGTCAACCTTCCTAACATTTCTCGCAACTTCGCTCAAACCATCTACACCCTACCTGGAATAGTCGATTCGACAGCACCATCGATTCAAGACCCTAACATCGGCACAGGCTATCAGACATCTGGCTTTTCAATCGGCGGCAGCAATGGACGCTCCAATCTCTTCACCATCGATGGCGGCCAGAATGACTACGGCTCCGGCGCACCCCGGGTAGCCCATGTGCCACAGGATTCGGTTCAGGAGTTTCAAGTGAACCGCAACTCCTTTGGCGCGGAGTTCGGATACACGGTGGGATCGGCCATCAACGTGATCACCAAAAGCGGCACCAACAAATTTCATGGCAACGCTTTCGGCTACATTCACGACGAGAATACGGATGCGGCAAATTACTTCAACAGTTTCGGTCCGTCGGCTGGCACGAAACCGTTTGAGCAAAGCGTCATCTACGGAGGGTCGTTCGGGGGGCCGATCAAGAGAGATAAACTATTTTTCTTTACATCCTACGAGCGGCAGAAGCTTGACAGCAATGTGACTGTCAACCTGGTAGATACCGCCGCTGCGCAAGGGGTCGCCGGACAGACAAACGGTTTTAATGGAACTTCCTGTCCCGCTCCAGTCACGCAGGCGTGCTATCTGACCCAGTTGGCCGCAACTGGTAGTTCGATCGATCCCCGCATAGCAGGCTTGGGAGCCTACTTTCTGGGATCGTCGATCTTTACACCGATCAAAGACCCCATCTACAACGCGCTGATATCTCCCAACAGCGGCACATTCGATGGAAATGCAAACGGAGCCGCTGTTCAGGCTCCGCCGAATCAACAGGGTCGATATAACAACTGGGTCACACGGCTCGATTACCAGCCTAATCAGGCAAACTCCTTCTCTCTGCGCTTCTCGCTATCGCGGGAGAGCAACCAGGTGACAGGGCCAGACGGAGTTCCGCGCTTTACTTCCATCGTTCAGGCTTTGCGTGATTACACGATCACTACCTCTTGGAACCACGTCTTCAACCCCAACCTCGTCAATACGGTCCGTGTCCAGGTGGTCCCGGATAACTCCTCCAAGAACGTCGCTCCTCATCCTGGCGGTGCCGAATTCGACCTGGGCAGTCTCGGGATTCAAGGCACTCCCTTCGACTTCCCATATAACCAACGCCAGAACCAGTATCAATTCGATGATGACCTCTCCTGGACCAAAGGCAAACACAACATGAAGTTCGGAGAGTCCTACCGTCCGGTGCAGTACGACATCTTCCAGGCCTTTTTGTTTGGAGGTGAATATGAGTACTTCGACGGAGCAATTCCGATCATCGATCTCTACGGGGCGACTCCCTACGGAAACCTGCAAGAGTCCGTCGCCGCCTTCAACCTAACGAACGGCTACCCGATAACCGGACCGCCCACCACGAATCTCAGCGCCTCTCAGTTGTATGTTGTTGGCCTACCCTTGGCTTTGCTGCAAGGATCGGGAAACGGACAGTACAACGCTACAACCAATCCAATTGGGTTCTATGCTCAGGATTCCTGGAAAGCTTTGCCCAACCTGACCCTGAACTACGGCGGCCGGCTGGACATCGATCCGGTGCCGGATAACTACCCCACGCACACATTTTTCTCGCCACGCTTAGGGGTCGCGTTAGATACCTTTGGCAACGGGAAAACAGTTCTGCGTGCAGGTGCCGGCCTGTTTACCGCTCCGGTGCTTTTCATCGTACCGTTTACCTCGACGACTCTAAGCGGCAACGCTAATCATGTCTATGCTTCTGTCGTTACTGCTCCAAACCAAATCGGCCAGTTGGAGGGCGCGGGTGCGCTCGAACGAAGCCTCGCGACAATCGCTAATCCCAACCCGGCACTCAGTCTAGGGCAACTGTCATCGTTGGGCATCAACATTGTGCCTTCGGGACCCAACCAACAAAACGGCGCCTTCTTCTCCGTGTCGCCTAACTTCAAGGCTCAATATTCCCTCCAGGCCAGCGCCAGCATAGCGCAGCAACTCGCGCCGAACCTCTCGCTTGAAGTTGCCTATCAGTTTTATCGCGGTGTGCATATCCAACAGATTCAGGAAGCGAACTATATACAAAACTCAGCGCTCCCGATTGATCCATTTGTGGGACCCTTCTACACCCCAAAGCCTGGGTCAACGAACGGCCAACCAAATACGCAGATAGTAGAGAACGATCAAACGACATCCGACGGAAGCTCGAACTACAACGGCCTGACGACATCGCTCACCAAACGCTACGGCCGGGGCCTGCAATTCCAAGTGAACTACACCTATAGCAGCGCCCTGGATAACACCAGCGACTTTAGCTCGCAGAGCACCCCATTCCGGCCCGGCTTGTTGAATCGCGATTATGCTCGGTCATCTTTCAATATTACGAACAGCTTTGTCGCCAACGCAGTGTACACAAGCCCAGCACGTATCGGCGGAAGCGTGGAATCCGCGCTGCTTTCGAATTTCACGATCGCGCCGATCGTCTCGGTGCGCAGCGGCGTCCCTTTCACCATCCTGGTTCCAGGAATCGAGTCTAACGGAACGAGCGGCCACACCAGTGAAGCGCGTCCTTTCAACGAAGAACGCAACCAAGGAAAAGGGCCGGGCTATGCAAGTTTTGATATGAGGATATCGAAAGCCATCGTGCTCAAAAAAGACTCCAGTCTGCGTCTTGAACTGATTGCACAGGCGGCAAACATTCTTAACCACACGAATTTCACCAGCGTTCAAAATATTTTTCCGAATACGGCAGTCACCGATCCAACGACAGGACTCACAACGTCTGCTGTTGCTTCGACCCCGGAAGGAAATGTGAATCTCCTCAACGGACCGTATAACTACAAAGGCTTCCGACCCAACGGGCCGTCTCAACTGAGCGACCCCTTGGCATTTGAATCTTCCGCTCCTCCGCGGCAGATTAGCTTCGGCATGGAGCTTTCATTCTGA